In Idiomarina sp. PL1-037, a single genomic region encodes these proteins:
- the lnt gene encoding apolipoprotein N-acyltransferase has product MMKHSGSVTRSLLLVICGALLTLSYSPFHWHWLPFIILPIVVRLIWPLAPKRAFKAGFVFGMGWFGAGLSWIYVSIDQYGGVPVPVTLLLLVLLFAYLALFPAIAFWCWQKLSHRKFAWRFSLPFFWLIAELLRGWLFTGFPWLSIGYSQTDGIFGGLAPVIGETGITVALWFTAITLVLALRFKKPASLLIPLILLTCAVVFPKIQPTERKAESMSVLLVQGNIQQSLKWQAEQQWSNILRYLDLTRPKFNHDLVIWPESAITALEPYASDVLNTVKQSASMNGSALITGIIDYDRLNDDFYNSVIVLDEKNYSYGNANRYQKHQLLPIGEFVPFEDFLRPLAPLFNLPMSSFSRGGYQQPNLKANGNNLAMAICYEIAFAGQVRSNTYDDTDYLVTISNDTWFGDSHGPWQHMQIARMRAMELGKPLLRATNNGVTAAVDEHGQYIELAPQFTATALSADVYPVSGSTLFNKIGNWGAIILALFGLLPVIATKRTKKRAQT; this is encoded by the coding sequence ATGATGAAGCATTCAGGAAGCGTTACGCGCTCTTTGCTATTAGTGATTTGCGGCGCTCTCCTGACGCTGTCTTATTCACCTTTTCACTGGCACTGGCTGCCCTTTATCATACTTCCCATAGTGGTAAGACTGATATGGCCCCTCGCTCCCAAACGGGCATTCAAGGCGGGCTTTGTCTTTGGCATGGGTTGGTTCGGTGCTGGTTTAAGCTGGATTTACGTTAGCATCGATCAATATGGTGGTGTTCCGGTTCCGGTTACGCTGCTTCTATTAGTACTGCTTTTTGCTTATTTAGCACTGTTTCCAGCAATTGCATTTTGGTGCTGGCAGAAGCTCTCTCATCGTAAATTTGCCTGGCGCTTCAGCTTGCCTTTCTTTTGGCTTATTGCAGAACTACTCAGAGGCTGGCTATTCACTGGCTTCCCCTGGCTAAGTATCGGTTACAGTCAAACCGATGGCATTTTCGGCGGACTGGCGCCGGTTATTGGTGAAACAGGTATTACCGTGGCTCTTTGGTTTACTGCCATTACTTTGGTTCTGGCGCTAAGATTCAAAAAGCCGGCGTCGCTTTTAATTCCACTTATTCTTCTCACTTGCGCTGTCGTATTTCCTAAAATACAACCCACAGAGAGAAAAGCAGAATCTATGTCGGTATTGCTGGTTCAGGGCAACATTCAGCAATCATTAAAATGGCAGGCTGAACAACAATGGTCGAATATTCTTCGCTATTTGGATTTAACCCGCCCCAAATTTAATCACGATCTGGTTATTTGGCCGGAATCCGCGATAACCGCGCTTGAGCCTTATGCCAGTGATGTCCTCAATACGGTAAAACAGTCCGCGAGCATGAACGGTTCAGCCTTAATTACCGGTATTATTGATTACGACAGATTAAACGACGATTTTTACAACTCGGTTATTGTGCTGGACGAAAAAAACTACAGTTACGGTAATGCTAACCGCTACCAAAAACACCAACTGCTGCCAATTGGCGAGTTTGTCCCCTTCGAAGACTTTTTACGCCCGTTGGCTCCGCTATTTAATCTACCTATGTCGTCATTTAGCCGAGGGGGGTATCAACAACCTAACCTCAAAGCCAACGGTAACAATCTGGCCATGGCTATATGCTATGAAATAGCCTTTGCAGGTCAGGTTCGCAGCAATACCTACGACGATACCGATTACTTGGTAACGATTAGCAATGACACCTGGTTTGGTGATTCACATGGCCCCTGGCAACACATGCAAATAGCACGAATGCGTGCAATGGAACTTGGTAAACCCTTGTTGCGGGCAACGAATAATGGTGTTACTGCGGCCGTTGATGAGCATGGTCAGTACATAGAACTGGCTCCGCAGTTTACGGCAACAGCATTATCAGCCGATGTTTATCCGGTTAGTGGTTCAACGTTGTTTAATAAAATAGGTAACTGGGGGGCTATAATTCTGGCTCTGTTTGGCCTGTTACCTGTAATCGCTACAAAACGTACTAAGAAACGCGCTCAGACATAG
- the corC gene encoding CNNM family magnesium/cobalt transport protein CorC (CorC(YbeX) belongs to the Cyclin M Mg2+ Exporter (CNNM) family, and was characterized as belonging to a set of three proteins, at least one of which must be present for CorA to function.): protein MSDDNPHSANGSSGKSWAARLLQVFAGEPKSREELVDLIQDAEDRDLIDNDTREMIEGVLDVAELKVRDIMIPRSQMVTIDIHQGVDEFLPIVIDSQHSRYPVVTDNKDHVEGILLAKDLLSYGFNMTDEAFSLDKVMRPAVIVPESKRVDVLLKEFRSNRYHMAIVVDEYGGVSGLVTIEDILEEIVGEIEDETDAHGNDEKTNIRRLSPSRYSIKALTTIEDFNQYFDTNFSDEEHDTVGGLVAHGFGHLPQAGEEVTLGNMTFRVTNADKRRIQQLQVSLDSDVSTSPESAQ, encoded by the coding sequence ATGAGCGACGACAACCCCCACTCAGCCAACGGCTCATCGGGAAAATCCTGGGCAGCGAGACTGCTGCAAGTATTCGCTGGTGAGCCGAAAAGCAGAGAAGAACTCGTCGATTTGATTCAGGACGCCGAAGACCGCGACCTGATAGACAACGATACCAGAGAGATGATTGAAGGCGTGCTCGATGTCGCTGAGCTTAAAGTCCGCGACATTATGATTCCACGCTCACAAATGGTCACCATTGATATCCATCAGGGTGTAGACGAATTCCTGCCTATCGTTATCGATTCTCAACACAGTCGTTACCCGGTTGTTACTGACAATAAAGATCACGTTGAGGGCATTCTGTTAGCAAAAGATTTGCTCAGCTACGGCTTTAACATGACCGATGAAGCCTTTTCGCTGGACAAAGTCATGCGCCCGGCTGTTATCGTTCCTGAGAGTAAACGCGTTGATGTGTTACTAAAAGAATTCCGTTCCAACCGTTATCATATGGCTATTGTTGTCGATGAATACGGCGGCGTATCTGGTCTGGTCACTATTGAAGACATTCTGGAAGAAATCGTTGGCGAAATTGAAGACGAAACCGATGCTCATGGTAACGATGAAAAGACCAATATCCGTCGTCTTAGCCCAAGCCGTTATTCTATAAAAGCGTTAACCACTATTGAAGATTTTAACCAATACTTTGACACCAATTTCAGTGATGAAGAGCACGATACTGTCGGTGGCCTTGTTGCGCACGGCTTTGGCCATTTACCGCAGGCAGGTGAAGAAGTAACGCTTGGCAACATGACCTTCCGGGTCACTAATGCAGATAAAAGACGTATTCAGCAGCTGCAAGTCAGTCTCGACTCTGATGTAAGCACCTCGCCGGAATCTGCACAGTAA
- the ybeY gene encoding rRNA maturation RNase YbeY, giving the protein MTDLTLDYQLADGITKAPEEHAVHRWVATTLDYLQKNDKAVELTVRIAALEEAQQLNNEFRNKDYATNVLSFPFNSPVELPVTLLGDLVICQSVVEREAEEQQKSAIDHWTHMVIHGTLHLLGYDHIEDDEAEEMERIERNILASLEISDPYQTADNMELNTQ; this is encoded by the coding sequence ATGACTGATTTAACACTGGATTATCAGCTGGCTGACGGTATTACCAAGGCTCCTGAGGAACACGCTGTGCACAGGTGGGTTGCAACTACCTTGGATTACCTGCAAAAAAACGATAAAGCGGTTGAGCTAACGGTGCGCATTGCTGCATTAGAAGAAGCTCAGCAGCTTAATAATGAGTTCCGCAATAAAGATTACGCCACCAATGTTTTGTCTTTCCCCTTCAATAGCCCGGTAGAATTACCCGTCACTTTGTTAGGTGATTTGGTTATCTGTCAGAGCGTCGTTGAACGTGAAGCCGAAGAGCAACAAAAGTCAGCCATCGACCACTGGACGCATATGGTGATACACGGTACTCTCCACCTATTAGGTTACGATCATATTGAAGACGACGAAGCCGAAGAAATGGAACGAATTGAACGTAACATCTTAGCGAGTCTGGAAATATCAGACCCGTATCAAACTGCAGACAATATGGAGCTTAACACTCAATGA
- a CDS encoding PhoH family protein produces the protein MSPQTQTLDFELEPADSRRLSNLCGPLDENLKHVERRLGVEITHRGHQFQLIGHAASVAAVHKLLLDLYVETATVKGKEGQIEPEQVHLAIQQAKVLEQSDDQGDPAAEKMTHIKTKRGLIKPRNHNQAGYVRAILAHDVNFGIGPAGTGKTYLAVACAVDALERQEVRRILLTRPAVEAGEKLGFLPGDLAQKVDPYLRPLYDALFEMLGFEKVEKLIERNVIEVAPLAYMRGRTLNDAFIILDESQNTTCEQMKMFLTRIGFNSRAVITGDITQVDLPRGQRSGLRHAIEVLNKVSDISFTFFQAGDVVRHPVVQRIVQAYEEFDKS, from the coding sequence TTGAGTCCACAAACACAGACACTTGATTTTGAATTAGAGCCGGCGGATTCACGTCGGCTTTCCAATCTCTGCGGCCCTTTAGACGAAAACCTGAAGCATGTAGAGCGGCGCCTGGGCGTAGAAATAACACACCGCGGTCATCAGTTTCAATTAATAGGCCACGCAGCCAGCGTTGCAGCCGTGCACAAATTGTTACTCGACCTCTACGTTGAAACAGCAACCGTAAAAGGCAAAGAAGGCCAGATTGAACCCGAACAAGTGCACCTGGCCATTCAGCAGGCAAAGGTTCTTGAGCAAAGCGACGATCAAGGCGACCCTGCCGCTGAAAAGATGACTCACATTAAAACCAAGCGAGGTTTAATTAAGCCTCGCAATCATAATCAGGCTGGTTATGTTCGCGCCATTCTGGCTCATGATGTGAATTTTGGTATTGGACCTGCCGGTACCGGCAAAACCTATCTCGCGGTAGCTTGTGCAGTAGATGCTTTGGAACGTCAGGAAGTACGCCGTATCCTCTTAACTCGTCCGGCCGTAGAAGCAGGTGAAAAACTCGGTTTCTTACCGGGAGACTTAGCTCAGAAAGTAGACCCCTACTTGCGCCCTCTCTATGACGCTTTATTTGAAATGCTCGGCTTTGAAAAAGTTGAAAAGCTGATTGAGCGTAACGTCATTGAGGTGGCTCCGCTGGCTTACATGCGCGGGCGTACGCTGAATGACGCCTTCATTATTTTAGATGAAAGCCAGAATACCACTTGTGAACAAATGAAGATGTTTCTGACCCGCATTGGCTTTAATTCACGAGCCGTTATTACCGGCGACATCACTCAGGTGGATTTACCCCGTGGCCAACGCTCAGGATTGAGGCACGCTATTGAGGTGCTGAATAAAGTCTCGGACATCAGCTTTACCTTCTTTCAGGCCGGTGATGTCGTACGCCACCCCGTAGTGCAGCGTATCGTTCAAGCCTACGAGGAATTCGATAAAAGCTAA
- the miaB gene encoding tRNA (N6-isopentenyl adenosine(37)-C2)-methylthiotransferase MiaB: MSKKLYIKTWGCQMNEYDSAKMAELLHSTHGYDVAEEAEDADLILLNTCSIREKAQEKVFHQLGRWKNLKKSNPNLLIGVGGCVASQEGNEIRARAPFVDIIFGPQTLHRLPEMVNQVSETHAPMVDVSFPEIEKFDRLAEPKADGASAFVSIMEGCSKYCSFCVVPYTRGEEVSRPVDDVIYEIAQLAEQGVREVNLLGQNVNAYRGEHYDGEVCRFAELLHLVAAIDGIDRIRYTTSHPVEFTDDITEAYKTIPELVSHLHLPVQSGSDRILTMMKRGHTALEYKSKIRALKKARPDIAMSSDFIIGFPGESDADFEATMDLIQSIDFDMSFSFIYSARPGTPAADLPDDISEETKKKRLQLLQQRLNQQSMAHARRMLETEQRILVTGPSKKNPMELTGRTENNRVVNFVGQPHMIGQFVDVRITEVLPNSLRGELIREEADMGLRVDTAPEIILQRGKSSEPDELGVVRMPRQAS; this comes from the coding sequence ATGAGTAAGAAGTTATATATCAAAACCTGGGGTTGCCAGATGAACGAGTACGATTCTGCAAAAATGGCAGAATTGCTCCACTCAACCCACGGCTACGATGTTGCCGAAGAAGCCGAAGATGCCGACCTCATTCTGTTGAACACCTGTTCCATCCGTGAAAAGGCGCAGGAAAAGGTCTTTCACCAATTAGGTCGCTGGAAAAATCTGAAAAAGAGCAACCCTAATTTATTGATTGGTGTTGGTGGCTGCGTTGCTTCTCAGGAAGGCAATGAAATTCGCGCCCGCGCGCCTTTTGTCGATATTATCTTTGGTCCTCAGACTCTGCACCGCTTGCCAGAAATGGTGAATCAGGTCAGCGAGACTCATGCACCTATGGTTGACGTCTCTTTTCCTGAAATTGAAAAGTTTGACCGTTTAGCCGAACCTAAAGCAGACGGAGCCAGCGCTTTTGTCTCTATCATGGAAGGCTGCAGCAAATATTGCTCATTCTGTGTTGTGCCCTACACTCGCGGCGAAGAAGTCAGTCGCCCGGTTGATGATGTCATTTATGAAATTGCACAACTGGCGGAACAAGGCGTTCGTGAAGTCAACCTGTTAGGACAAAACGTTAACGCCTATCGCGGTGAGCATTACGACGGCGAAGTGTGCCGCTTTGCTGAATTGCTGCACCTGGTTGCGGCCATTGATGGTATTGACCGCATTCGCTATACCACATCGCATCCGGTTGAGTTTACAGACGACATTACCGAAGCCTATAAAACCATTCCGGAACTGGTCAGTCATTTACACTTACCAGTACAAAGTGGTTCAGACCGTATATTAACCATGATGAAGCGTGGCCACACGGCACTGGAATACAAATCGAAAATTCGAGCCTTGAAAAAAGCGCGCCCTGATATCGCCATGTCATCCGACTTTATCATCGGTTTCCCCGGTGAAAGCGATGCCGATTTTGAAGCAACCATGGATCTTATCCAGAGTATTGACTTCGACATGAGCTTCAGCTTTATTTACAGTGCTCGCCCGGGAACGCCAGCGGCTGATTTACCTGACGACATTAGTGAAGAGACCAAGAAAAAGCGGCTGCAGCTATTACAGCAACGTTTGAACCAACAGTCTATGGCGCACGCTCGTCGTATGCTGGAAACAGAACAACGTATTCTGGTTACCGGACCATCGAAAAAGAACCCGATGGAACTGACCGGACGCACTGAGAACAATCGGGTTGTAAATTTCGTTGGTCAACCCCATATGATTGGACAGTTCGTTGATGTACGTATTACCGAAGTGCTTCCTAACTCATTACGTGGTGAGTTAATTCGGGAAGAGGCGGATATGGGGCTTCGTGTAGATACGGCACCAGAAATTATTTTGCAACGAGGAAAATCGAGCGAGCCAGATGAATTAGGCGTTGTTCGAATGCCTCGACAAGCCAGTTAA
- a CDS encoding DMT family transporter gives MQTRESSQKAVIIASLLILSAEASFAGVSALVKYISQDQPFEQLVFFRNLMAFLVLLPWLWRKGLGNLKTERLKLHLIRGVAGIAAMYLFFYAIATIPLAQATLVLLLSPFLIPVIGWLWLRDYVAKQTWLAIGLGFIGVFIFLDPMNSELSPVIGLAFLAAALAAFTKTVIRRMSDTESTSKIVFYFSTLATIASGLPLLWLWQPIPTQHWLGVIVMGLLAVYGQLAMTKAFSIAPPAKVGVFTYSSVLFAALLGYWLFGEELAWHMLWGALIIVVAGYFAIRTRRKS, from the coding sequence ATGCAGACCAGGGAAAGTTCACAAAAAGCGGTCATTATTGCTTCCTTGCTTATTCTAAGTGCCGAAGCCAGTTTTGCGGGCGTAAGTGCCCTGGTTAAATACATCAGTCAGGATCAACCTTTCGAGCAATTGGTCTTTTTCCGCAACCTTATGGCCTTTCTTGTTCTGCTTCCCTGGTTATGGCGCAAAGGTCTTGGCAACTTAAAAACTGAACGTCTGAAGCTGCACCTTATTCGTGGCGTTGCGGGCATTGCCGCTATGTACCTGTTTTTCTACGCCATTGCGACAATTCCGCTGGCGCAGGCCACTCTGGTTTTATTGTTGTCCCCCTTTTTAATACCGGTTATTGGCTGGCTTTGGCTGCGCGACTATGTGGCTAAACAAACCTGGCTGGCTATTGGTCTGGGATTTATTGGTGTCTTTATTTTTCTTGACCCTATGAACAGCGAACTTTCACCTGTCATCGGGTTAGCTTTTTTAGCCGCGGCACTAGCAGCTTTCACCAAAACTGTTATTCGCCGCATGTCGGATACCGAATCAACAAGTAAAATTGTATTTTATTTTTCTACTCTGGCTACCATAGCTTCAGGGCTTCCTTTGCTATGGCTGTGGCAGCCTATTCCAACGCAACACTGGCTGGGTGTTATCGTTATGGGCTTGCTGGCAGTTTATGGGCAATTGGCTATGACCAAAGCTTTTTCCATAGCTCCACCGGCAAAGGTTGGGGTGTTTACTTACAGCTCGGTTTTGTTCGCCGCGTTACTCGGCTACTGGTTATTTGGCGAGGAACTTGCCTGGCACATGTTGTGGGGCGCGTTAATCATTGTTGTTGCAGGCTATTTTGCCATACGGACACGGCGCAAAAGTTAA
- a CDS encoding FAD-dependent oxidoreductase → MKQLSVLINGGGMVGAAAALALAQQGANVTLLEPFPPGEDSSTDPDWDLRISSVNNSNWEWLLGLGIGVCVRQQRVFDYQKLSVTSQSGHNLSFQASEAGLSKLGVMVENNALQLALWTKLRTLKNVDLRAGDTLDKLNARTKTVVLSQGDTLSYDLLLGCDGANSKVAQLAGFYYRGWDYDQRCLLVNVSLEKPIEPETWEVFRPQGPYALLPLTEQQACLIDYGLRDNISSLQRDKAGLEDYLRETFSPHIGNFRVLRSASFALQRKHAAHYVKEDSIVLLGDATHSIHPMAGQGVNLGFADVRCLVEVLQKNTPSAALAKYEKTRKGENAKMMRMMDAIQLGWRSRNAVMQLATAASLKMAALPWVKRWLLQQAVGE, encoded by the coding sequence ATGAAACAGCTATCAGTACTAATAAATGGCGGCGGAATGGTCGGCGCTGCGGCTGCACTAGCGTTAGCGCAGCAAGGCGCAAATGTGACCTTACTTGAACCCTTTCCTCCAGGAGAAGATAGCAGTACAGATCCTGACTGGGATTTACGCATATCATCTGTGAATAACAGCAACTGGGAATGGTTGCTGGGTTTAGGTATCGGTGTTTGTGTGCGTCAGCAGCGAGTCTTTGACTATCAGAAACTGAGCGTGACATCGCAAAGTGGCCATAATTTGAGCTTTCAGGCGAGTGAAGCGGGCTTATCCAAACTGGGCGTTATGGTTGAAAATAATGCTTTGCAGCTGGCTCTGTGGACAAAATTACGCACTCTCAAAAATGTCGATTTACGAGCAGGCGACACGCTCGATAAACTCAATGCCCGGACAAAAACGGTGGTTTTAAGTCAGGGCGATACGCTCAGTTATGATCTGTTATTGGGCTGTGACGGAGCCAATTCTAAAGTGGCTCAGCTTGCCGGTTTTTATTATCGGGGCTGGGATTATGACCAACGTTGTTTATTAGTAAATGTCAGTCTGGAAAAGCCAATAGAACCCGAAACCTGGGAAGTTTTTCGCCCGCAGGGGCCTTATGCTTTGCTGCCGCTGACCGAACAACAAGCTTGCCTTATAGACTACGGCTTACGTGACAACATCAGTTCCCTGCAGAGAGACAAGGCGGGTCTTGAAGATTATTTGCGTGAGACCTTTTCTCCCCATATCGGTAATTTCCGAGTGCTAAGAAGCGCCAGTTTTGCGCTGCAGAGAAAACATGCTGCGCACTACGTTAAAGAAGACTCTATTGTTTTATTAGGCGATGCTACTCACAGTATTCACCCAATGGCCGGGCAGGGCGTTAACCTGGGGTTTGCCGATGTTCGCTGTCTGGTTGAGGTACTACAGAAAAATACTCCAAGCGCCGCGTTGGCTAAGTACGAAAAGACCCGGAAAGGCGAAAATGCGAAAATGATGCGGATGATGGATGCTATACAGTTAGGCTGGCGCAGTCGTAATGCCGTTATGCAGCTTGCAACCGCAGCATCCTTGAAAATGGCTGCTTTACCGTGGGTGAAACGTTGGTTATTACAACAGGCTGTGGGCGAATAA
- a CDS encoding SDR family oxidoreductase translates to MSQQQILITGANRGIGYEFARQYAELGHKVIAVCRNNSKQLTELDVEIIEGIDVTKASDLLRLSETIGDKKIDILINNAGLLHKDVLGEIDAGNIRAQFEVNALAPLRVTETLLKNLKKGSKVALITSRMGSIADNGSGSRYGYRMSKAALNAAGKSLALDLKEQEISVVLLHPGFVQTDMVNHAGDIPAETAAERLMQRIEELSLSTTGQFFHSNGESLPW, encoded by the coding sequence ATGAGTCAACAACAGATTTTAATTACCGGTGCTAACCGAGGCATTGGCTACGAATTTGCCCGACAGTATGCCGAACTAGGCCACAAAGTTATCGCCGTTTGCCGTAACAATTCAAAGCAATTAACAGAGTTGGACGTCGAAATTATTGAAGGCATTGATGTTACCAAAGCCTCCGACTTACTGCGTCTTTCTGAGACCATTGGCGATAAAAAGATTGATATCTTAATTAATAACGCCGGGCTTCTGCATAAAGACGTATTAGGTGAAATTGACGCTGGTAATATACGGGCTCAGTTTGAAGTCAATGCGTTAGCGCCATTAAGAGTCACCGAAACGCTGCTGAAAAACTTAAAGAAAGGCAGCAAGGTTGCCTTAATTACCAGCCGCATGGGCTCTATTGCAGACAATGGTTCAGGCAGCCGCTACGGGTACAGGATGTCAAAGGCAGCATTAAATGCGGCCGGAAAATCTCTTGCGCTTGACTTAAAAGAACAAGAAATTTCCGTGGTCTTGCTGCACCCCGGCTTTGTACAAACCGATATGGTGAATCATGCCGGCGATATTCCCGCAGAAACAGCAGCGGAACGCTTAATGCAACGTATTGAGGAATTAAGCTTAAGCACCACCGGACAATTTTTTCACAGTAACGGAGAAAGCCTGCCTTGGTGA
- a CDS encoding class II fumarate hydratase, producing MSQDYRTEKDSMGEVKVPQKALYAAQTQRAVDNFSISGLTFPTQLIQAIAMVKASAAGANAKIGQLEKKQADAIIKAAKEIINGQHLDHFPIDVFQTGSGTSSNMNVNEVIANLAKQNGVEIHPNDHVNQSQSSNDVIPTAIQVASVLAVEKALAPALKGLIDAIRSKAIELRNVVKTGRTHLMDAMPMTMAQELEAWAGQLDVTAEQLPQLLQRSRVLPQGGTAIGTGINAPKEFAAEFADQLTQLSGSDFKHSANPFTGIAGQEINLQLSAQLNTLATTLLKVSNDLRWMNSGPLAGLGEIQLTALQPGSSIMPGKVNPVIPEAVAMVTAQVNGNHTTITTAAQQGNFQLNVMLPVIGYNLLQSINILSNSCDALASKAIADFEVNEERLQQALAKNPILVTALNPVIGYNKAAEIAKIAYKDGRAIIDVADDMTDLGRERLEQLLDPKKLTEGGVSE from the coding sequence ATGAGTCAGGATTATCGCACAGAGAAGGACAGCATGGGCGAGGTCAAAGTCCCCCAAAAAGCACTTTACGCCGCACAAACTCAACGCGCCGTTGATAACTTTTCCATCAGCGGGTTAACTTTTCCAACTCAACTGATACAAGCCATAGCAATGGTCAAAGCGAGCGCCGCCGGTGCAAACGCTAAAATCGGTCAGTTAGAAAAGAAGCAGGCCGACGCCATTATTAAAGCCGCTAAAGAAATTATTAATGGCCAACATTTAGATCACTTTCCTATTGATGTATTCCAGACCGGTTCAGGCACCAGTTCCAATATGAATGTGAACGAGGTTATTGCCAATTTGGCTAAGCAAAACGGTGTTGAAATTCACCCCAATGACCATGTGAACCAAAGCCAGTCAAGCAACGATGTAATACCTACCGCGATTCAGGTGGCGAGTGTGCTGGCTGTAGAGAAAGCGTTAGCACCGGCTTTAAAAGGCCTTATTGATGCCATTCGCAGTAAAGCCATTGAGCTGCGTAATGTGGTAAAAACCGGCAGAACTCATTTAATGGACGCTATGCCAATGACCATGGCACAAGAACTTGAAGCCTGGGCCGGTCAGTTGGACGTTACCGCTGAACAGCTTCCGCAACTATTGCAACGCAGCCGCGTGCTTCCTCAGGGCGGTACAGCAATAGGTACCGGAATAAATGCCCCAAAAGAATTCGCAGCCGAGTTTGCTGATCAGTTGACCCAGCTTAGTGGTAGCGACTTTAAACACTCAGCGAACCCTTTTACAGGTATTGCCGGACAGGAAATCAATTTACAACTCTCGGCACAACTGAATACGCTGGCAACTACCTTACTCAAAGTCAGTAACGACTTACGCTGGATGAACAGTGGCCCGCTAGCGGGCTTAGGTGAAATTCAACTAACTGCATTACAACCCGGAAGCAGCATTATGCCGGGAAAGGTAAACCCGGTCATTCCGGAAGCTGTAGCTATGGTTACCGCTCAGGTAAATGGTAATCACACCACAATTACGACCGCAGCTCAGCAAGGCAATTTCCAACTAAACGTTATGCTGCCAGTTATTGGCTACAACTTGCTACAGTCCATTAATATACTTAGTAACAGTTGTGACGCACTGGCAAGCAAAGCCATTGCCGACTTCGAAGTTAATGAAGAGCGGTTACAACAAGCCTTAGCGAAAAACCCTATTCTGGTTACAGCCCTTAACCCGGTCATTGGCTACAATAAAGCCGCCGAAATTGCCAAAATAGCGTACAAAGATGGACGAGCCATTATCGATGTCGCTGATGATATGACCGACTTAGGTCGTGAGCGACTTGAGCAGTTGCTGGATCCGAAAAAACTAACTGAAGGTGGTGTTAGCGAATAA
- a CDS encoding methylamine utilization protein yields MKRLFVSVLFMVFVVSNVVADSVRIEILAGDGQPLANAALLIESKKVSVQVPETSAVVDQVDKQFTPTVSAVEPGTDVVFPNSDNIRHHVYSFSEAKNFELKLYSDKEKPSVNFDKAGIVTLGCNIHDQMVAYVLVSDAYDVAITNEQGIVELTLEESEAPTEVRVWHYWMGDKLSKAQSVQLTSDSGKLTAQVQVSPPVQEDKEPSRLEQRFNRRGN; encoded by the coding sequence GTGAAGCGATTATTTGTTAGTGTTCTTTTTATGGTATTTGTGGTTTCAAACGTGGTTGCAGATAGCGTACGGATTGAGATTTTGGCTGGAGATGGTCAGCCGTTGGCAAATGCTGCGCTATTAATTGAAAGTAAAAAAGTGTCTGTCCAAGTGCCCGAGACGTCGGCAGTAGTTGATCAGGTGGACAAACAGTTTACTCCCACGGTTAGCGCAGTAGAGCCTGGCACCGACGTCGTATTTCCTAACAGCGATAACATTCGGCATCATGTTTACTCTTTCTCTGAGGCTAAGAATTTTGAGTTAAAACTCTATTCAGATAAAGAAAAACCAAGTGTTAATTTTGATAAAGCTGGGATAGTGACTCTGGGCTGTAATATCCACGACCAGATGGTTGCCTACGTGCTGGTAAGTGACGCATACGATGTTGCTATAACAAATGAGCAGGGTATTGTTGAGCTCACTCTGGAAGAAAGTGAAGCTCCCACAGAAGTCAGGGTGTGGCACTATTGGATGGGGGACAAACTGTCTAAAGCACAGAGCGTGCAATTAACCTCAGATTCAGGGAAGCTAACTGCGCAGGTGCAAGTATCACCGCCGGTGCAGGAAGATAAAGAGCCCTCGCGGCTGGAACAGCGATTTAATCGTAGGGGGAATTGA